The Enhydrobacter sp. sequence TCCATCGTCGCCTTGTCGGTCTCGATCTCGCAGACCACCTGGCCGGCCGTCACCGTGTCGCCGACCTTCACATGCCACTTGGCGAGCTTGCCCTCGGTCATGGTGGGCGAGAGCGCAGGCATCAGAATATTGATCGACATGCTCCCCCCTGCCCTCAGCGATTGCAGACCGCGCGGGCGGCCTCGACGATGTTCTCCGGCTGCGGCAGTGCCAGCTTCTCGAGGTTGGCCGCGTAGGGCAGCGGGATGTCGAGGCCAGCCACTCGCTTCACCGGCGCGTCGAGCCAGTCGAAGGCATGGTCCATCATCTGGGCGGCAAGCTCCGAGCCGATGCCGGCGAACGGCCAGCCTTCCTCGACCGAGACCAGTCGGTTGGTCTTCTTGACCGACTCGACGATGGTCTCGGTGTCGAGCGGACGCAGGCTGCGCAGGTTGATCACCTCGGCGTCGATCCCCTGCTTGGCCAGCTCCTCCGCCGCCTGCAGTGCCTTGCCGACCATGATCGAGAAGGCGGCGATGGTGACGTCCTTGCCCGGCCGCTCGATCCTGGCCCTGCCGATCGGCAGGACGAAGTCGGAGTCGTCCGGCACCTCGAACTGCTGGCCGTAGAGGATCTCGTTCTCGAGGAAGATCACCGGGTTGGGATCGCGGATCGCGGCCTTCAGGAGGCCCTTGGCGTCGGTGGCGCTCCAGGGCGCGATGACGCGCAGGCCCGGGCAATGCGCATACCAGCTCGCGTAGCATTGCGAGTGCTGGGCGGCGACGCGGGCCGCCGCACCGTTGGGACCGCGAAAGACGATCGGGCAGCCCATCTGGCCGCCCGACATGTAGAGGGTCTTGGACGCCGAGTTGATGATCTGGTCGATCGCCTGCATGGCGAAGTTGAAGGTCATGAACTCGACGATCGGCCGCAGCCCGGCGAAGGCTGCACCGACGCCGAGGCCGGCGAAGCCGTGCTCGGTGATCGGCGTGTCGACCACGCGCCTGGCGCCGAACTCGTCGAGCAGGCCCTGGCTCACCTTGTAGGCGCCCTGGTACTGCGCCACTTCCTCGCCCATCAGGAAGACCTTCTCGTCGCGGCGCATCTCCTCGGCCATGGCGTCGCGCAGCGCCTCGCGCACGGTGAGCCGGACGGTCTTGCCCTTCCACTCCGGCTCGGCCGCCGGTGCCGACACGATCGGCGGTGCGGCAGGCTTCGGCGGCAGCTCGGCCTTCGGTGCACCGGCCGTGTCGGGAACATCGGCCTTCGCTGCGGAAGCGGCGGGTGGCGCGGCCTTCGCCGCATCTGCGACGCTTTCTCCTTCGGCGGCGAGAATGCAGATCGGCGTATTCACGGCGACTCCCTCGGTGCCCTCCTGCACGAGGATCTGCGCCACCGTCCCCTCGTCGACGGCCTCGACCTCCATGGTCGCCTTGTCGGTCTCGATCTCGCAGATCACCTGCCCCGACTTCACGCCGTCGCCGACCTTCACATGCCACTTCGCGAGCTTGCCCTCGG is a genomic window containing:
- a CDS encoding pyruvate dehydrogenase complex E1 component subunit beta yields the protein MSIPVLMPALSPTMTEGKLAKWHVKVGDGVKSGQVICEIETDKATMEVEAVDEGTVAQILVQEGTEGVAVNTPICILAAEGESVADAAKAAPPAASAAKADVPDTAGAPKAELPPKPAAPPIVSAPAAEPEWKGKTVRLTVREALRDAMAEEMRRDEKVFLMGEEVAQYQGAYKVSQGLLDEFGARRVVDTPITEHGFAGLGVGAAFAGLRPIVEFMTFNFAMQAIDQIINSASKTLYMSGGQMGCPIVFRGPNGAAARVAAQHSQCYASWYAHCPGLRVIAPWSATDAKGLLKAAIRDPNPVIFLENEILYGQQFEVPDDSDFVLPIGRARIERPGKDVTIAAFSIMVGKALQAAEELAKQGIDAEVINLRSLRPLDTETIVESVKKTNRLVSVEEGWPFAGIGSELAAQMMDHAFDWLDAPVKRVAGLDIPLPYAANLEKLALPQPENIVEAARAVCNR